The genomic region CTTCACCTACATTAAACCGACACCACTCCTGTAGTCCTTAAGCTTAAGATAGTTAAAGTCTCTGTATGACGGTATTAGATAGTTCTGCAAGATTTAACTGATCACAGTAACTCATCACTCGGATATAAATTAACCAGCGCTTGGATTTGATAACTAAGGACATGGATTCCTGAAAGCAATCATATATGGTTCAGGAAATTCTCCTTTGATATCTGTCTTTGTTTAAAAATCTGGTTGAAGTTGGGAAAGTTTTAGAAATGGGAAATGTGATAATGAAGTGTAGTTGGTATGTCTGATAGCAAGAAGGATCATTGGATTGTTAATTACTACGTAGGTTTAGTGTGTTGTCTGAAATATGGAGGGGTGGATTTCTTGATTGGCACTTACAAATGTGGCTTTAGTGGTTGTGGCATCACCCTAAAGAGTCTACAATCTTGTGGAATCTGGCACACCAAATTCCCTGCAAggttcatgtttttttttttgtttggttatGACTCTTGGCAGAGCTAAAACTAATGATTTACTTCAGCAATGCATGCCTACAGGCTGCTCTTAGTCCAAATGTCTGACCTATGTGTTGGACATTCATTGTTCTGTTTCCTATGTGAAGGTTCATTCTCTTTGATTTGTATCTTCTTTCATAATGTTTTATGAGCATGACTTGTGCTATTACATTTTCTTTCGAGTATAGTATGATCAGTTTTACATTACTTATGTTTTTAGTACATACCATGTCATCAACGGTAGATTGGAAAAGATACATTCTATATTTGCCTAGATGGTTTAGTTAGGTGCTACATATTCGGGGAATCATCTTGTATTGGTCATTAGCAAGTGGGAAAACATTATTCTGTCTGTTGGGTGCCTGATTCTATGTGTATTTGTCGAAAGGTCTTAAACAGTTTACTTCACAAACAGTCACTTATGTTATTAGTAACTAGAACTTTAAACACAGTCGCTTTCCTGTTTACTGTGTTTCGGCGCCTGTTGCAGGGTTCAAGGTCACATTGGAAATTTATACTCGATATCAGATTGGCGACGTCAATGGAGATTTCAGATAAATGAATATTCAGAGAGCTGTATTTGAAGCCTGAAGAAATGTTTTTGAGTAAGATATGTCGACCCATTCATCTttatttttctgattttttcaTTGTCTGATGGTGCATGCATTGGATGAATGTTGACACTTTCTTTCAGACATGATTCTTTTGTATTAGGTTTGGGTTCTTGATTTTAGTGCAATGGAGCCGTGCTTTCTCAAAAACCAAAGGGGAAATATCGTCTATTGGTAAAATCTCACAAAGTTTGATGTTTGTTTATGTAATTGGGGaatatattagagtaatagagtGGAGTTATCCTCTTTAAAAAAGCAATCGCTAATGTGTCTCAGGCCACCCAGGAATCTGTTCATAATAACATTCTTGCTCTATTtaatactcaattttatttgtCTGAGATCTGGTTGATTTAACAGTTGCTACTACAGTGTAACTGTAAGAGGCTAGTTAATCTGTAACAGGCTAGTTGTCTATTCTATTCAGAAATTGATTACCCGTGACTGACTTGACAAAAGTTTGTGGAGACTGTCTCAATGAAAAAAGTGGAAGTTTAACAAACTAGCCGTGATGCTACAGTCATCCAGGATGCCAGTCAAGTTTGTAGGATTTAGGGCCTAGCTGTGAAGTGTGAATACAACTGCATATATGAAACTTTTATCTAATATATATGTAATGCTATAGGCCCATTATATTTGGAATTGTTCCCTTCGCTTAATTTTGCGCTTAATAACCAACTTCCTACATCACATGAATTTTTGTTTGAGCGAGGTGAAGGAGTCAACAATTGGGATGATCTACTTAGAAGCTGATAGAAAGAAATATGATGGTGCCATCACTGGTAGGGTTTAGCGAGTTGATATTTTGGATGATAATTGATGTTAGTAACTCAGTATCATTTTAGAGTAAGGGATTAATTGCTCGAACAGAAGGGAGGAATTGAATGGATTTGAGGAAATATTGATATGATGATGTTGTTCTTCTTGAATCTAAAATTGATGAGATGAATTGATCTTAGTTTGTGTGGGAGGTCTTTTCCTTCTTTCAGTTTGCAAATCTGGAAAAGTGGTCACTTTTGGGATGCAGAATAATGTTTAAAGCTTCTGTTAATTGAGAAATACCATGGTTGATGGAGCAAGCTTTGCAATTCCTGCATCTGAGTCTTTGGACTTAGGATCCAGGTTACAGGTTGACTTAATTGGTCTTTTTCTATGATACTGGTGTGCTAATCACTTATTACACCCTTCAGAAGTCTAGTCCTCCTTTCCTTTATTTGCCTCTCTTTTGGACGCTACAAATCGGAGAGCTAGTGGCTTGGAATAATGGAATGGGAATGAGTGGCAGTGGGAGCGTCTCTTTCTTGTTTTATAGGGCAGATTCTGAGGAGGGTGTCCGAAAATTGAGAAGTGTCATAGAGGTACTAAGATGAACATTCCTAACCAAGTGGTATCACACCAAAAGCTTGCAGGTGAGTTTGACTATGGATACAGATTCTTCACCTAAACCGACGTGATGTCAAAGGTGTATTCATGGTATTAGATATTGCCAACTACACCACATCGTCAAGTTAATTAGACTCGTTAGATGTTGGACATTTAGGAAGAAAGGTTGTTCTTGTGGATTTTACTTTAAGAGTTCGGGCCAATTGTTGCAATTTTTACAATTAGGCTTGCACTTAACGAAGACATGGTATTATGTGTAAGTGTGAAGAGAGAGCTTCAGAATCATGTAATTCAAGATCCATGGTGACACATTCTTGGTCTTGTATGTGGCTTCTTTCATTTGAAAATCATGAAGGATAATTTTTCAATGCTTAATGCAATTAAACCATTATCAAAGTTGCTAAAAGGCATGGAGTTAGCTGGCTGGTTAGAAATTTAGAATTCTAAACTTCCTAACTAAGTGCAAACAAACTAAGATGATAATGGCAGAAATCATGATGCCATTATAGTTACTGAATTTGAACCTGAAGTGCTGTTTTCTTTTTATTGAGGAATCGAAGTCTTAAACCTCAGATACCCAAAACTTAGTCTAGCCCTAACTTTATATTTCACTTTCCTCTTAATATTTTATGTGTTTTCTGCTGTTTTTATAAGTTGTGACTTGTGAATTGTGACTCATCACTGTTATATGTTACATACTCATGAAAGGGTATAGTGGCATACACAATTCCGCATGTTGCCTTTTCATGCATTGAAGCATCTAGAGCTGTGAAAGATAGATGTTTAGTTGGAACTGTCTGCAATTTAAAGTTGGATAATTTGAAAACTTTTGACTGTAACCAACCTTTATTTGTTGCTAAGTATGCTAactcatttttttttgttaatttattttagGAAATCATGTATTTTTTCCAGTCAGGGAACTCAACAGTAACCTGACACCAAACTCTCCCATTTGATTTGTAGAACTCCTAACTCTTAGCCGATTATTTCATGTGCTTTCTTGACATGCTGGGTGCCTGGGTCTACTGAACTCCAAAATCATCTACTCATTGTATACACCTTTCCTTAGTGAAGGTCTTAACCACCTCTTAATAGACGGATGATcttattatttatgttttttttttttttttttgtagaattTTAGCAAAACCATTCACAATTTCTTAGGCATTGATTGTGTTGGTGCTTTGTATTCAGTATTGTGGACGTGGGAATATTGTCCAAGGTGGCTTGGCCAAATTTTCTGAGAGAAGTAGTGTTGCACAAGTTAGGAAGATTGATGGTTTGCAAAGTGATGTCATCAAGGGTAGAGGAAGAGCGAATAAGACTCGTATAAGGCCATAAGGGAAATAGTAGTGATATGTGCCTACTTGGAATTCAGAAGGTTATGGCTTTGGGTAGGGCTGAATAGAAGGTGAGAAGTTAGGCAGATGATGGTGTTTGATGTAACTATGTGCGTCCATTGATTTCTTTAACtcttcgcttttttttttttttttttttttttgtatttttttcacTCACACTTATTTTCCCTTTGATTCTActttttttttggtttctttctcGTTAAGCTCCTAAGTTTTTCGTTTTTATTCGTTTTTGTATCATTTCTTTCCTTTCCCTTTTTATAGGGTATCTGTTGTCTTACTTACCAATTTCCCATTCTCTTTGTCTCAGCTCTTCTTACATATACATATAATTCACAAGAAAATTATTTCTCTTGGCTCTAGTTCTCTTCTTTTCTATACATTATCACTATGCTACTTTATGACAATCCATGTTAGATTGTTAGCGGATCCCAAATCTTTTTCTTCCCATGTGCGACTAACATTGAAGATGTTCATACCTATACAAGAAAGCTGTATCTTAATTTAATGAAAGCTCCCTTTATTGGTGTAATTCAAGTCGGATGCCTAGTAAAGAAAGAGGGAattcaagaaaaggaagatcATGTAGGAATTTTCAAACTAGGAAAAATAGTTATTGTTGCCTGCCCTAAATTTCAGTGAAGGAATATGAAAACTAACTGCATCAAGTGAAATTATATTTTCCTTGTGGAGCGTTCGTGTGTCCGACATATATATTGATGTAATTATTTTTTATAGTTTCCGTGAGAAGTAGTCAGCTTGACCTTGTTTATGCTGATAATTTGGAGGGCATTTTGTAGATGAATATAAAATGCAAATGAAGATTAAAACCTAAACTAATACCAAAAGCTAACTCATCTGAGGGTTATATGGTTGTTAAGTAGTTATGCATTGACTTTCTTTTCTAAGTTTTGAGCAGACATTTAATGAATAGAACATTTTTCTTTCAAGAAAAATATAACGTTGTCTTGCACTCTTATAATAACGCGTCTTAAAATACCAACACAACTTCATAAATAAAACTATCAAGTACAATGGAAGAATTTCAACTTACAAGATATAAAAGCATTCCCACTACTAACTGAAAGCGCTGAAGAGTCAAATCTTTGTTGTTTCTGACCAAGCCTTAGGCACTTTTAATTGATCTGTATATTTCATGAGGCCGTCATCTCTGATAATTCTGAAAGTTTTTGAAGGTTTAATTTCACTACAGTATCAGCAAACATCTTTGTATCCTCTGCCGTGTTACCTTGTGGTATGTCGACGGTGTAAGATTCTAAAACAATAGTGTAGACCTTCCCCATCTGACTGATCTCATTTACCGATGTGACCGAGCAGTAGTTCTTCAGCCTGTGCTCACCTGCTAGTATCCTGAAGCTTATTACTCGTTTCTGATCATCGAGCATCTCTAGTCGTTCGGTACTTGTTTCTGCTGGCAGCCCGGAGATCACTGTAACATCTCTTACACTTCCTACCGCTAATTCACCTTTCATTGTGCAACTATTGATGAAATGCTTATAAGTTTGAGGGTTATCGAAAGCTCTTACGTACCGCCAAACAACGTTTGCCGGGGCGTTTATGCGCTGTATTATTAGGGATGAACATTTGTTCGAGGATGACTCCGCCGTGTGGCATGTGTTGATTACATTCTCCAGCTTAGCATACTCTTCTGATGTAAGACTCTGGGGCAACAATGGGTTCCGGTCCATAAATCAGAGGCGCTAATTTGCACTTATGTTAGATCTTGCTTAGAGAAgtaagaagagagagagagagagagagagatagatggAGGTAGGAATATTGATAATGGTGTAGAGAGAGAGGAGAAGTTGGACCATTTCATGTGACAATGGGCTTATTTATTGGCTTTTCTCAGGGAGTGCTGAGGGGAAAGGTTGAATGTTTGAATTATTTGTCTGAGTATTTGATTTATTTATGTGCTAAAAGAGATGCTATTTTGGTGTTATTGGACAGCTCATTGTTCTCTGGGAATTAATTAGATTAAAAGTTGATGCTTAACCATGGAGAGCTACTAGGCTTCTGTTGAGGGTTTACTGTTATATGTGCATGCAGTTTATCGGAATACATCATACCAACGGGCTACTTGAATTTACATCACCCCGATTTGCGATCATATATCATTCGCTGGTGAAAAATTTGACAAGACCAAGTGTGTCAAATGTTCTCGCCTATGATGAGGTATGTTGGTGGGTTATGCAACCTTATATTTGCGCTTAAAATAAACTAATAAATAAAAACCTTTTTTGTCTTCTGATTAACGCTTTCCATTCTCTGTATTTTAAATAATTTAGCTGGGTCAATGCTGTCATTTGTCTGCAGTTGACTACTAATCTGTTGTGTGTTTGTGGCCTTCTTTAGGTTCCTGGAGTAGAACCTGGCTTCGCTGAACACTTGTCTGTAATCCCTCCATCACTGTATATTGTCCCTGTTCGGCTTTGGTAGTCAAACAATGCTGACTTTAACCGATATTTTCTCACAAATGGTTAACAGGAAAAATAGCTGGTTTAATAATCAAACATGACAATTAGACATTGTAACTCTACATATATTTGGAGATTTAATTGTCGAAATCGACATCGGTTGACCACCTAAGTCAAATGGGGAAAATAAATTTATGATGGAGGTAGTGTTTTGCCACAAGTCTCATCCACAATCTTCTAGCCTTGATATTTCATCTTGTTGAGTTTTTCATTGTTCAGCGTCTATTTTAGTAAGTCATTTGCGTATTTGGTTGGTAATGACATATTTATATTTGGCTACAAAATGTGTAATTACCCCCTCCATTTCATTTTTCAGTGGACGCAGGTTCCTCTTTTCACATTTTTTATTCTAAGAAATTGAAAATTATTTTTTCCCTTAGTATTTCTTAATGCTCTTCAAGGGCATTATCTAATGGAGTGTAAATTTGATCTCCCTAGTGTCACATATCCACTCATTCTTTTGTGCAGAAGGGAAGTAGATACTAGATATATATTTAACTAGGCTAAATGATTATGTTTCTCTTCATTTCTTTTAACTTTAGTACAATTGACGATATTCGAGTTCTATTGCGCAAATAAATCTGAGTTCTTAATAAATTCTTTTTTGTGTGTGTGATCATTGTATAAAATACTCTTATCCTGGGATTCATCATTGTTGCCAATTTTGGTCATTGCGCTGTAATGTGGCCGATACCGCATAGAAATGTGGTCATGGTAACCGTTACAACCTTGTAAAACGATGCGGCGTCTGGGCTCATATTTCATACTATATAGTATGTACTTCCTCTGTCCCATTCctttgtttacctattttattttttctaaggagtattttaatcaaaggtgaACAAATTATTAAAGTATGTTCTTATAACCGTACCTTTGTACATGTAGACAGTAGACACTTTATATTTCCTGTAAATGAggatataattcaaaaatatctCTGGTTCCCTCTGTGCCGCTGTTTTCCTTGTGCAGCCGGTTTCCTACTAATGTATTTCCTACTAACTACATTGTACATGTGCTATTGTGTAACATGGTTCATGGTCTTTCAAAATTCTCTTTTGATTTCTAGCTTATTAAAAAAAGTCCTAAGCCTATCATGTATGTCATTTTCTCCGGATAGTGTACGTCCGACACCATAAGGCTTGGATCATAGGAGGGTCGGTCGAGGGCTTACTCTCCATACATTTTTTGTTTCACATCGATTGTTTTATATGTAGACATGTTATATGTTCATGCCATGACccctaatttttttttgtcaagATCTTCAGGCCCCTATTACATAGTCATAAGCGAGAGCCTTCGAGACTTAAGTAGTTATTGTTGTAATGTGAACTAGTATGATAATGACCAATACGAACAGCTCTTGCGTTACTCAAAGAGTTTGTGTGACATGTTCACTAATATTTAAGGATTAGTTAAATTGTCAGCTTGAATTAGCCGCAAGATTGTGCGTAGCATAATCCAACTTGAGGATTATACTAATATAAGACGGCTCCACTGTCATGCAAGTTGGTGTATAAAGAAACAAAGATTACCCAATTAAGAAAGTTCTTTACCTTGAAAGAGGTTGACTACCTCTATGCCACATAGATCTCATAAAAGGGTCCATGTCTTTCGGATTTAGTATGCCATGCTTTTGAGCACGATAGGGTTTTTGGAGGACAAATATTAGCAACTTGTTGATTTAAAACAACAAAAATTTACAATTTGTTGGATTTTATATATGCTGATATTTTTCTTGTAAAATACTAGTATTAATTAGACTGGACTTTGTTAAGATTGAGCTGGTTTGACCAATGTGGTCCTactttttggtttgtagtttctATTTTCTATTGCCCCATTTGTATCATTCATCGTGTTATCGCCTTAATTTTTAAGTGGTTTTTGTAAATTCAAAATGGTTTTTTTTCTACTCTTGCTATTTTCTATTGGAGGAAATCAACATTTTTCAATGTGGATTCTCTTTTTATTTCTGGTTTTTTGTCTCTTTATGGTGCACTTCTTAAAACTCTAGAAATTAACCTCAAAGATGACCTTTTTTGGTAAACGGAACCGCAAGGGTTGTTTTGATGCTAATAGCTATGAAACCTAGGTCATGATAACCACACTATCACATCTCAATGATTTTTTCAACTAGCTTAGTTGACATCGGCCAGTTTGGAGGACTATGTGAATATCAATGCTTAAATGTTTTCAGAAGTTTGAGTTTGAATATAGAAAGACTTCTATAGATAATTTATTGGCCAGTTTTTCTTGGTTTTGTTATGGTCATTCAACTCTCTGCCTGTTCGTTATATTATCCATTGAATGGCTTAATTTTTGTAAATGGTGTATTATATTTTACACTTACCGTACAACGTAATTCTATACTAATTACATCTTTCCTTATCTGTTCAATCACATCTAGGTCAATTAGTGACTATTTTAACTTATACAATTGTTCCGACCTCCTATAAATTGGTGCAATATATATATTTTAAAATAAGCTTATGAAAACATATATGATAAAGTTGTGTTACTGTGATATACTCGACAATTCTCAAATTTA from Silene latifolia isolate original U9 population chromosome 3, ASM4854445v1, whole genome shotgun sequence harbors:
- the LOC141647943 gene encoding abscisic acid receptor PYL2-like, whose translation is MDRNPLLPQSLTSEEYAKLENVINTCHTAESSSNKCSSLIIQRINAPANVVWRYVRAFDNPQTYKHFINSCTMKGELAVGSVRDVTVISGLPAETSTERLEMLDDQKRVISFRILAGEHRLKNYCSVTSVNEISQMGKVYTIVLESYTVDIPQGNTAEDTKMFADTVVKLNLQKLSELSEMTAS